One Helianthus annuus cultivar XRQ/B chromosome 7, HanXRQr2.0-SUNRISE, whole genome shotgun sequence genomic region harbors:
- the LOC110868144 gene encoding wound-induced basic protein, whose amino-acid sequence MIYDVNSPLFRSFLSQKGGSSDKRKTEEQRPKEHKPKANENKPVMNE is encoded by the exons ATGATATACGACGTCAATTCTCCGTTGTTCCGTTCCTTCCTCAGCCAGAAGGGAGGCTCATCTGATAAACG GAAAACTGAGGAGCAAAGGCCTAAGGAACACAAGCCAAAAGCTAATGAGAACAAGCCTGTTATGAACGAGTAA